The following coding sequences lie in one Isoptericola variabilis 225 genomic window:
- the mihF gene encoding integration host factor, actinobacterial type: protein MALPPLTPEQRAAALEKAAEARRARAEIKNRLKYSQGSLKDVIEQGQTDDVVGKLKVVSLLESLPGVGKVKARAIMEEIGIAETRRVRGLGPHQAQALIERFG, encoded by the coding sequence GTGGCCCTTCCTCCTCTCACCCCGGAACAGCGCGCGGCGGCCCTCGAGAAGGCTGCCGAGGCACGACGTGCGCGCGCGGAGATCAAGAACCGGCTCAAGTACTCCCAGGGCTCGCTCAAGGACGTGATCGAGCAGGGACAGACCGACGACGTCGTCGGCAAGCTCAAGGTCGTCTCGTTGCTGGAGTCGCTCCCCGGTGTCGGTAAGGTGAAGGCTCGGGCGATCATGGAGGAGATCGGGATCGCCGAGACCCGCCGTGTCCGCGGCCTGGGGCCGCACCAGGCCCAGGCGCTCATCGAGAGGTTTGGCTGA
- a CDS encoding primosomal protein N', with the protein MSDAPGPEQPALLGLEDVGAGAPAARRAKPALGAQEIAATDPVARCVLDLQPAHLDREYDYLVPAAMADDAVPGARVRVRFGPQEVGGYVVARAAASEHAGRLVPLRRVVSPDPVLAPEVLALARRVAERYAGTLADVLRLAVPPRHARVEKEVLAALADAPPAGPAAALGGGADRGAGAPTGAHTDEWAPYRGGDAFCRHVLAGEGPRAVWTALPGLAPGPGPEPATLPHWAAAIAQAVRAALAGGRRALVVVPDARDADRVCAALEAAGVDGTVRLLADDGPAPRYRAFLRARHGLAPVVVGTRAAMFAPVPELGLVVLWGDGEDTLAEPHAPYPHVREVLALRSEAEGAAYLLGSPGRTVQAQALLASGWAREIAAPRDVLRARAPRVRALTSVELAHEGPGAAARLPTAAWRAARDALERGPVLVQVPRTGYLPVVACGRCRTAARCAHCHGPLGLPRTASAPQCTWCGRLAGGWRCAECGDTRLRAVRVGSDRTAEELGRAFPGTPVRTSASTAPGGVLDRVDDRPALVVATPGAEPVAAGGYAAALLLDAAVTTSGTGLAVATEALHRWLAAAGLVRPAGAGGQVLLVGDGAPAPTGALVRYDAPWLADRELAERRELALPPAVRVAAVTGDRPAVEALVGRVDLATGDALLGPVELPAREPALEPPVRVVVRVPLAQGTQLARELRASLAVRSARREGGTVRVQLDPKEML; encoded by the coding sequence GTGAGCGACGCCCCCGGTCCCGAGCAGCCGGCGCTGCTCGGCCTCGAGGACGTGGGCGCCGGCGCGCCCGCCGCGCGCCGCGCGAAGCCCGCGCTCGGCGCGCAGGAGATCGCCGCGACGGACCCGGTGGCGCGCTGCGTGCTCGACCTGCAGCCGGCCCACCTCGACCGCGAGTACGACTACCTCGTGCCCGCGGCGATGGCCGACGACGCCGTGCCCGGCGCGCGCGTGCGCGTGCGGTTCGGGCCGCAGGAGGTCGGCGGCTACGTCGTGGCGCGCGCCGCCGCGTCCGAGCACGCCGGCCGGCTCGTGCCGCTGCGGCGCGTCGTGTCGCCCGACCCGGTGCTGGCGCCCGAGGTGCTCGCGCTCGCCCGCCGGGTCGCCGAGCGGTACGCCGGCACGCTGGCCGACGTGCTGCGCCTCGCGGTGCCGCCGCGGCACGCCCGCGTCGAGAAGGAGGTCCTCGCCGCGCTCGCCGACGCGCCGCCCGCCGGACCGGCCGCGGCCCTCGGGGGCGGGGCGGACCGGGGCGCCGGCGCGCCCACCGGCGCGCACACCGACGAGTGGGCCCCGTACCGCGGCGGGGACGCGTTCTGCCGCCACGTGCTGGCGGGCGAGGGCCCGCGCGCGGTCTGGACGGCCCTGCCCGGGCTCGCCCCCGGACCCGGGCCGGAGCCCGCGACCCTGCCGCACTGGGCCGCCGCGATCGCGCAGGCCGTGCGCGCCGCGCTCGCCGGCGGGCGCCGCGCCCTCGTCGTCGTGCCCGACGCGCGCGACGCCGACCGCGTCTGCGCCGCCCTCGAGGCTGCCGGCGTCGACGGCACCGTGCGCCTGCTGGCCGACGACGGCCCCGCACCCCGGTACCGCGCCTTCCTGCGCGCGCGCCACGGCCTGGCGCCCGTCGTCGTGGGCACGCGCGCGGCGATGTTCGCGCCCGTGCCGGAGCTGGGCCTGGTCGTGCTGTGGGGCGACGGGGAGGACACGCTCGCCGAGCCGCACGCCCCGTACCCGCACGTGCGCGAGGTGCTCGCGCTGCGCAGCGAGGCCGAGGGCGCCGCCTACCTGCTCGGCTCGCCCGGCCGCACCGTGCAGGCGCAGGCGCTGCTCGCCTCCGGGTGGGCGCGGGAGATCGCGGCGCCCCGCGACGTGCTGCGCGCCCGCGCCCCCCGGGTGCGGGCCCTGACGTCGGTCGAGCTGGCGCACGAGGGCCCCGGGGCGGCGGCCCGCCTGCCCACGGCCGCGTGGCGGGCCGCGCGCGACGCGCTCGAGCGCGGCCCCGTGCTCGTGCAGGTCCCGCGCACCGGCTACCTGCCCGTCGTCGCCTGCGGGCGCTGCCGCACCGCCGCCCGCTGCGCCCACTGCCACGGACCCCTGGGCCTGCCCCGCACCGCCTCCGCGCCGCAGTGCACGTGGTGCGGCCGCCTCGCCGGCGGCTGGCGGTGCGCCGAGTGCGGCGACACCCGGCTGCGCGCCGTGCGCGTCGGCTCCGACCGCACCGCCGAGGAGCTCGGGCGCGCCTTCCCGGGCACCCCCGTGCGCACGTCCGCCTCGACCGCGCCCGGCGGCGTGCTCGACCGCGTCGACGACCGGCCCGCCCTCGTCGTCGCCACGCCCGGCGCCGAACCCGTCGCCGCCGGCGGGTACGCCGCCGCGCTGCTGCTCGACGCCGCGGTCACGACCTCGGGCACGGGCCTGGCGGTCGCCACCGAGGCGCTGCACCGGTGGCTCGCCGCCGCGGGCCTCGTCCGCCCCGCCGGCGCCGGCGGCCAGGTCCTGCTCGTCGGCGACGGCGCCCCCGCCCCCACGGGCGCGCTCGTCCGGTACGACGCCCCCTGGCTCGCCGACCGCGAGCTCGCCGAGCGCCGCGAGCTCGCGCTGCCGCCCGCCGTGCGCGTCGCCGCCGTCACCGGCGACCGCCCGGCCGTCGAGGCCCTCGTGGGCCGCGTCGATCTCGCCACGGGCGACGCGCTCCTCGGACCCGTCGAGCTGCCCGCCCGCGAACCCGCCCTCGAACCGCCCGTGCGCGTCGTCGTGCGCGTCCCCCTCGCCCAGGGGACGCAGCTCGCCCGGGAGCTGCGCGCCTCCCTCGCCGTGCGATCCGCACGCCGCGAGGGCGGCACCGTGCGCGTCCAGCTCGACCCCAAGGAGATGCTCTGA
- the metK gene encoding methionine adenosyltransferase yields MTDALRLFTSESVTEGHPDKVCDQISDSILDALLAQDPHSRVAVETMVTTGLVHVAGEVTTEAYVEIPQIVRDVVRGIGYTSSAIGFDGDSCGVSVSIGQQSPDIAAGVDKALELRVDTGDMDPLDAQGAGDQGLMFGYATDETPTLMPVPIWLAHRLAERLAEVRRTGELAGLRPDGKTQVTIGYDGDRPVRVDTVVLSTQHDADVVQEKLQREIVDHVITPVISTVGLDTSDVRTIVNPTGKFVIGGPQGDAGLTGRKIIVDTYGGMARHGGGAFSGKDPSKVDRSAAYAMRWVAKNVVAAGLARRCEVQVAYAIGKAHPVGLYVETFGTETVPVERITAAIGEVFDLRPAAIIRDLDLLRPVYARTAAYGHFGRELPEFTWERTDRVDALRAAV; encoded by the coding sequence ATGACCGATGCGCTGCGGCTGTTCACCTCCGAGTCCGTCACGGAGGGGCACCCCGACAAGGTGTGCGACCAGATTTCGGACTCGATCCTCGACGCGCTGCTCGCGCAGGACCCGCACTCGCGCGTCGCCGTCGAAACCATGGTCACCACCGGCCTCGTCCACGTCGCGGGGGAGGTGACGACCGAGGCGTACGTCGAGATCCCGCAGATCGTGCGCGACGTCGTGCGCGGCATCGGCTACACGTCCTCGGCGATCGGGTTCGACGGCGACTCGTGCGGCGTGTCCGTGTCGATCGGCCAGCAGTCGCCCGACATCGCCGCCGGCGTCGACAAGGCGCTCGAGCTGCGCGTCGACACGGGCGACATGGACCCGCTGGACGCGCAGGGCGCCGGCGACCAGGGCCTGATGTTCGGGTACGCGACGGACGAGACGCCGACGCTCATGCCGGTCCCGATCTGGCTCGCGCACCGCCTCGCGGAGCGCCTGGCCGAGGTGCGCCGCACCGGGGAGCTCGCGGGCCTGCGCCCCGACGGCAAGACGCAGGTCACGATCGGCTACGACGGCGACCGGCCGGTGCGCGTCGACACGGTCGTGCTCTCGACGCAGCACGACGCCGACGTCGTGCAGGAGAAGCTGCAGCGCGAGATCGTCGACCACGTCATCACGCCGGTCATCTCGACGGTCGGCCTGGACACGTCCGACGTGCGCACGATCGTCAACCCCACGGGCAAGTTCGTCATCGGCGGGCCGCAGGGCGACGCCGGCCTGACCGGCCGCAAGATCATCGTCGACACCTACGGGGGCATGGCCCGGCACGGCGGCGGCGCGTTCTCCGGCAAGGACCCGTCGAAGGTCGACCGGTCCGCCGCGTACGCGATGCGGTGGGTCGCCAAGAACGTCGTGGCCGCGGGCCTCGCGCGCCGCTGCGAGGTGCAGGTCGCCTACGCGATCGGCAAGGCTCACCCGGTGGGCCTGTACGTGGAGACGTTCGGCACGGAGACGGTGCCGGTCGAGCGCATCACGGCCGCGATCGGCGAGGTGTTCGACCTGCGTCCGGCGGCGATCATCCGCGACCTCGACCTGCTGCGCCCCGTCTACGCGCGCACCGCCGCGTACGGGCACTTCGGGCGCGAGCTGCCCGAGTTCACCTGGGAGCGCACCGACCGCGTCGACGCGCTGCGCGCGGCCGTCTGA
- the pyrF gene encoding orotidine-5'-phosphate decarboxylase has product MDDHGPLCVGIDPHAALLAAWGLADDAAGVREFGLRVVEALAGRVAALKPQAAFFERHGSRGVAALEDVLAAARAAGVLTIVDAKRGDIGSTMAGYADAFLADGSPLAGDAVTLSPYLGFGSLAPAAELAAAGGRGIFVLCLTSNPEGREVQHAVGPDGVSVAAGIAAQAATLNAGAEPLGSVGLVVGATVGDAVRATGTDLEAVGGPLLAPGVGAQGAGERELAAVFGAARRQVLASSSRGVLAAGPDAGGLRAAAAGAAAEARAALR; this is encoded by the coding sequence ATGGACGACCACGGACCGCTGTGCGTCGGCATCGACCCCCACGCCGCGCTGCTCGCGGCGTGGGGGCTGGCCGACGACGCCGCGGGCGTGCGCGAGTTCGGGCTGCGGGTCGTCGAGGCGCTCGCCGGCCGGGTCGCGGCGCTCAAGCCCCAGGCCGCGTTCTTCGAGCGGCACGGGTCCCGCGGCGTCGCCGCGCTCGAGGACGTCCTGGCCGCGGCCCGCGCCGCCGGGGTGCTCACGATCGTCGACGCCAAGCGCGGCGACATCGGCTCGACCATGGCGGGCTACGCCGACGCGTTCCTGGCCGACGGCTCCCCGCTCGCGGGCGACGCGGTCACCCTCTCGCCGTACCTCGGCTTCGGCTCGCTCGCGCCGGCCGCCGAGCTCGCCGCCGCGGGCGGCCGCGGGATCTTCGTCCTGTGCCTCACCTCCAACCCGGAGGGCCGCGAGGTCCAGCACGCCGTCGGGCCCGACGGCGTGAGCGTGGCCGCGGGCATCGCCGCGCAGGCCGCGACGCTCAACGCGGGCGCGGAGCCGCTCGGCTCGGTGGGCCTGGTCGTGGGCGCCACCGTCGGGGACGCGGTGCGCGCGACCGGCACGGACCTCGAGGCGGTGGGCGGCCCGCTGCTCGCGCCGGGCGTCGGTGCGCAGGGGGCGGGGGAGCGCGAGCTCGCCGCGGTCTTCGGTGCGGCCCGCCGCCAGGTGCTCGCGTCGTCGTCCCGGGGCGTGCTGGCGGCCGGTCCGGACGCGGGCGGCCTGCGGGCGGCGGCCGCCGGTGCGGCTGCGGAGGCGCGCGCGGCGCTGCGCTGA
- the rpoZ gene encoding DNA-directed RNA polymerase subunit omega, with product MAGTVAEPIGITDPPIDELLEKIDSKYGLVLYAAKRARQINAYYSQLNEGILENVGPLVETRNQEKPLSIALREINEGLLTVRPTEGDEPAGGTPEAADEPTF from the coding sequence ATGGCCGGAACCGTGGCCGAGCCGATCGGCATCACCGACCCGCCCATCGACGAGCTGCTGGAGAAGATCGACTCCAAGTACGGCCTCGTCCTGTACGCGGCCAAGCGCGCGCGCCAGATCAACGCGTACTACTCGCAGCTCAACGAGGGCATCCTGGAGAACGTGGGCCCGCTCGTCGAGACGCGCAACCAGGAGAAGCCGCTGTCGATCGCGCTGCGCGAGATCAACGAGGGCCTCCTGACGGTCCGTCCGACGGAGGGCGACGAGCCCGCCGGCGGCACGCCCGAGGCCGCCGACGAGCCCACCTTCTGA
- the gmk gene encoding guanylate kinase, whose product MADISAPPAGDPAQHHTEHQPARLTVLAGPTAVGKGTVSAEVRARYPQVWLSVSATTRPPRPGEVDGVHYLFVSPEEFDRMVAAGEMLEWAVVHGRHRYGTPRGPVVEHLAAGVPTLLEIDLQGARQVRASMPEARFVFLAPPSFEELVRRLVGRGTESAEERERRLATARVELAAEDEFDVTIVNDDVTRAADELASIMGVAAAPRPVAR is encoded by the coding sequence TTGGCTGACATTTCCGCACCACCCGCCGGCGACCCGGCACAGCACCACACCGAGCACCAGCCCGCCCGCCTGACCGTGCTCGCCGGGCCCACCGCCGTCGGGAAGGGCACCGTGTCCGCGGAAGTCCGCGCCCGCTACCCGCAGGTGTGGCTGTCCGTCTCGGCCACCACGCGCCCCCCGCGCCCGGGGGAGGTAGACGGCGTCCACTACCTGTTCGTCTCGCCCGAGGAGTTCGACCGCATGGTCGCCGCGGGCGAGATGCTGGAGTGGGCGGTGGTGCACGGCCGCCACCGGTACGGCACCCCGCGCGGCCCGGTCGTCGAGCACCTGGCCGCGGGCGTGCCCACGCTGCTCGAGATCGACCTCCAGGGTGCGCGGCAGGTCCGCGCGTCCATGCCCGAGGCGCGCTTCGTGTTCCTCGCGCCGCCGAGCTTCGAGGAGCTCGTGCGCCGGCTCGTCGGACGCGGCACCGAGTCCGCCGAGGAGCGCGAGCGCCGGCTCGCGACCGCGCGCGTCGAGCTCGCGGCCGAGGACGAGTTCGACGTGACGATCGTCAACGACGACGTCACCCGGGCGGCCGACGAGCTGGCGAGCATCATGGGCGTGGCCGCGGCGCCGCGCCCCGTCGCGCGCTGA
- the coaBC gene encoding bifunctional phosphopantothenoylcysteine decarboxylase/phosphopantothenate--cysteine ligase CoaBC yields the protein MRILLGVSGGIAAYKAVLLLRLLREQGHAVRVIPTASALRFVGAPTFEALSGEPVTSEVFDDVEHVQHVALGQGADLVVVAPATADLLSRAATGRADDLLTSTLLTARCPVVMAPAMHTEMWEHPATRANVATLRARGVHVVEPASGRLTGADTGPGRLPEPEEIARVALEVAAAASGPAEPGDLAGRRVVVSAGGTREAIDPVRFIGNRSSGKQGLALAQAARDRGADVVLVAANLEAAATAPLRAAGAEVVDVESTAELRDAVRAAASDADVVVMAAAVADFRPATAPDAKIKKVPGQAPTPIALVENPDVLAELARDRLRPGQVVVGFAAETGDATGSVLDHGRAKARRKGADLLAVNAVGGGRGFGAETNDVTVVDAAGDVVATARGTKREVADAIWDAVVKTLPTR from the coding sequence ATGAGGATCCTGCTGGGCGTCAGCGGGGGGATCGCCGCGTACAAGGCGGTGCTCCTGCTGCGCCTGCTGCGTGAGCAGGGCCACGCCGTCCGGGTGATCCCGACGGCGTCGGCCCTGCGGTTCGTCGGGGCGCCCACCTTCGAGGCGCTGTCCGGCGAGCCAGTCACGAGCGAGGTGTTCGACGACGTCGAGCACGTCCAGCACGTGGCGCTCGGCCAGGGCGCGGACCTCGTGGTCGTGGCCCCGGCCACGGCCGACCTGCTGTCGCGCGCGGCGACCGGCCGCGCCGACGACCTGCTCACCTCGACGCTGCTCACGGCGCGCTGCCCCGTGGTCATGGCGCCGGCGATGCACACCGAGATGTGGGAGCACCCTGCCACGCGCGCCAACGTCGCGACGCTGCGCGCCCGCGGCGTGCACGTGGTCGAGCCGGCCAGCGGGCGCCTCACCGGCGCCGACACCGGCCCGGGCCGCCTGCCGGAGCCGGAGGAGATCGCCCGCGTCGCGCTCGAGGTCGCGGCAGCCGCGAGCGGTCCCGCCGAGCCCGGCGACCTCGCGGGCCGCCGCGTCGTGGTGTCCGCGGGCGGGACCCGCGAGGCGATCGACCCGGTGCGCTTCATCGGCAACCGGTCCAGCGGCAAGCAGGGCCTGGCCCTGGCGCAGGCCGCGCGCGACCGCGGCGCCGACGTCGTGCTCGTCGCCGCGAACCTCGAGGCCGCGGCGACCGCGCCGCTGCGCGCGGCGGGTGCCGAGGTCGTCGACGTCGAGTCGACCGCCGAGCTGCGCGACGCCGTGCGCGCCGCCGCCTCGGACGCCGACGTCGTCGTCATGGCGGCCGCCGTCGCCGACTTCCGGCCCGCGACCGCGCCCGACGCCAAGATCAAGAAGGTGCCCGGGCAGGCGCCGACGCCCATCGCGCTCGTGGAGAACCCCGACGTGCTCGCCGAGCTGGCCCGCGACCGTCTGCGCCCGGGGCAGGTCGTCGTCGGCTTCGCCGCCGAGACGGGCGACGCGACCGGCAGCGTGCTCGACCACGGCCGCGCCAAGGCCCGGCGCAAGGGCGCCGACCTGCTCGCCGTGAACGCCGTCGGCGGCGGGCGCGGCTTCGGCGCCGAGACGAACGACGTGACCGTCGTCGACGCGGCGGGCGACGTCGTCGCCACGGCGCGCGGGACGAAGCGCGAGGTCGCGGACGCGATCTGGGACGCCGTCGTGAAGACGCTGCCCACGCGCTGA
- the fmt gene encoding methionyl-tRNA formyltransferase, which produces MRLLFAGTPEPAVPSLQALLASRHEVVAVLTRADAPAGRGRRLVPSPVKVAAEEAGVPVLTDVPRGEEFVARLRDLDVDAAPVVAYGHLLRRDVLAVPRLGWVNLHFSVLPAWRGAAPVQHAIMAGDEVTGATTFLLDEGMDTGPVLGTTTETIRARDTAGDLLERLSASGAQLLVATLDALEDGDLRPRPQPADGVSIAPKLTTEDARVRWDAPAHAVDRRIRGCTPAPGAWTTLPDGARLGLGPVTPRPDVDDLAPGHLRAGKKDVLVGTATHAVALGHVQPVGKKPMPAPDWARGARGLVDGDGAVVLGEQR; this is translated from the coding sequence GTGCGTCTGCTCTTCGCCGGAACCCCCGAACCCGCCGTCCCGTCGCTCCAGGCGCTGCTCGCCTCCCGTCACGAGGTCGTCGCCGTCCTCACCCGCGCCGACGCGCCCGCCGGGCGCGGCCGGCGGCTCGTGCCCAGCCCCGTCAAGGTCGCCGCCGAGGAGGCCGGCGTCCCCGTCCTCACCGACGTCCCGCGCGGCGAGGAGTTCGTCGCCCGCCTGCGCGACCTCGACGTCGACGCCGCCCCCGTCGTCGCCTACGGGCACCTGCTGCGCCGCGACGTGCTCGCCGTGCCCCGCCTCGGCTGGGTCAACCTGCACTTCTCCGTGCTGCCCGCCTGGCGCGGCGCCGCACCCGTCCAGCACGCGATCATGGCCGGCGACGAGGTCACCGGCGCCACCACCTTCCTGCTCGACGAAGGCATGGACACCGGCCCCGTCCTCGGCACCACCACCGAGACCATCCGCGCCCGCGACACCGCGGGCGACCTCCTCGAGCGGCTCTCGGCCAGCGGCGCCCAGCTGCTCGTCGCCACCCTCGACGCCCTCGAGGACGGCGACCTGCGCCCCCGGCCGCAGCCCGCCGACGGCGTCTCGATCGCCCCGAAGCTCACCACCGAGGACGCGCGCGTCCGCTGGGACGCGCCCGCCCACGCCGTCGACCGGCGCATCCGCGGCTGCACCCCCGCGCCCGGCGCCTGGACCACCCTGCCCGACGGCGCACGCCTCGGCCTCGGCCCCGTCACCCCCCGCCCCGACGTCGACGACCTCGCGCCCGGCCACCTCCGCGCCGGCAAGAAGGACGTCCTCGTCGGCACCGCCACCCACGCCGTCGCCCTCGGCCACGTGCAACCCGTCGGCAAGAAGCCCATGCCCGCCCCCGACTGGGCGCGCGGCGCTCGTGGCCTGGTCGACGGCGACGGCGCCGTCGTCCTGGGGGAGCAGCGGTGA
- a CDS encoding HAD family phosphatase, which yields MPTGPAAAIDTAVYDFGNVLVRWDPYGAFTGHDRAEVERWMTEIDFPAFNHAQDAGRTWDEARAALADRPHLVPFVDAYVAGFAGTLLGPVDGSAELAAELKGLGLRLYGLTNWSAELFHHAETVASAVGLMDDVVVSGRVGLAKPDPRIFAHLARAFDVDPARAVFVDDSPANVAAARDAGFHAVHFTGTAAFRAALRDLGVPVRPA from the coding sequence ATGCCCACCGGCCCGGCCGCCGCCATCGACACCGCCGTCTACGACTTCGGCAACGTCCTGGTCCGCTGGGACCCCTACGGGGCGTTCACCGGCCACGACCGCGCCGAGGTCGAACGATGGATGACCGAGATCGACTTCCCCGCCTTCAACCACGCCCAGGACGCCGGCCGCACCTGGGACGAGGCCCGCGCGGCGCTCGCGGACCGGCCGCACCTCGTGCCGTTCGTCGACGCGTACGTCGCCGGGTTCGCCGGCACGCTCCTCGGGCCGGTCGACGGGTCCGCCGAGCTCGCGGCCGAGCTCAAGGGGCTCGGCCTGCGGCTGTACGGGCTGACGAACTGGTCCGCCGAGCTGTTCCACCACGCCGAGACGGTCGCCTCCGCCGTGGGGCTCATGGACGACGTCGTGGTCTCCGGCCGGGTCGGCCTGGCCAAGCCCGACCCGCGGATCTTCGCCCACCTCGCCCGCGCGTTCGACGTCGACCCCGCCCGCGCGGTGTTCGTCGACGACTCGCCCGCCAACGTCGCGGCCGCCCGCGACGCCGGGTTCCACGCCGTGCACTTCACCGGCACCGCCGCCTTCCGCGCCGCCCTGCGCGACCTCGGGGTCCCCGTGCGCCCCGCCTAG